GCCTCCTTGGCCTGGTTCGCCTTCTTCTTCCCGGTCAGAAGGGCGGTCAGGGAGTATCAGCGCGCGCGGCGCTGGCGCATCCGCCGCAAAGTCAAGAAGCGGCACGACCAGGTGACGGCGAAGCGGGGCGCGGAGTTCGCGGAGGGCCTCGTGACACGAGAATCGCGGGTCGAGGGGCGCCGGCAGCCATGATTATCGGCCTCGGTAACGACCTGATCGATATCCGGCGCATCGAGCGCACGCTCGAGCGTTTCGGCGACCGCTTCATCGAGCGTGTCTTCACCGAGGTGGAGCGCAGCAAGTCGGACCGGCGCGCCGCCCGTGCCGCCAGCTACGCCAAGCGCTTCGCGGCCAAGGAGGCCTGCGCCAAGGCGCTCGGCACCGGCGTGCCGCGGCGCGGCGTGCACTGGCGCGACATGGGCGTGGTCAATCTGCCCTCGGGCAAGCCGACCGTTGCGCTGACCGGAGGCGCGGCGCGCCGCCTGGCCGAGCTGACCCCGCCCGGAATGGCCGCGCAAATTGACATTACGATCACCGACGACTATCCCCTGGCCCAGGCCATCGTCATCATCAGCGCCGTCCCGCGCGGTGACGAATGACCCGCTCCCGCCGGTCGGACGCCGAGACGCCCGGCCGTGACCCCGCTCCGCAGGAACACCAGCCCGCAGGCGCAAGAGGAACCCGACAAGCCAGATGGATGAGCCGATGACGGAGAAGCGGCGGGGTGGCTGGGGCGAGACGGTTCGCACCGTCGTCTACGCCGTGCTGATCGCCCTGGTCGTGCGGACATTCGGCGTCGAGCCCTTCAATATCCCCTCGGGGTCCATGATCCCCACCCTGCTGGTGGGCGACTATCTCTTCGTCTCGAAGTTCTCCTACGGCTACAGCCGCTTCTCGATGCCGTTCAGCCCGCCGCTCTTCTCGGGTCGGGTCTGGGGCAGCGAGCCGGAACGGGGCGACGTGATCGTCTTCAAGCTGCCGCGCGACAACGAGACGGACTACATCAAGCGCCTGATCGGGCTGCCTGGCGACCGGATCCAGGTCAAGGGCGGCATCCTGTACATCAACGGCAAGGCGGTCAGCCGCGAGCTGGTCAGATCGGAACGGCTCACCTCGGGCACGGCCGGCGTCTTCGAGGTGCGCGAGTACCTGGAGACCCTGCCCGGCGGGCGGCGCCACCTGATCCGCGAGGAAGCGGACAACCATCACTTCGACAACACCCGCGCCTTCGTCGTGCCCGAAGGGAAGTACATGTTCCTGGGCGACAACCGCGACCGCAGCCAGGACAGCCGCGACGTGGGCCGGGTCGGTTTCGTGCCCTTCGAGAACCTGGTCGGACGGGCCGAGTTCCTGTTCTTCTCCCACGACGGCACGGCCAGTTGGTGGGAATTCTGGCGCTGGCCGACCTCGATCCGCTGGAGCCGGATCGGCAAAGGCATCGAATAGGGCCCGGTACGGCCGACAGCGTGACCGACGGCGACGACACCAAGACCCGGAAGCTTGCAGAGCGCATCGGCCACGACTTTCGGCGGCCCGAGCTTCTGCGCGAGGCCCTGACCCATCCCAGCGCCGCGGACCGGGCGCGGCGCAGCTACGAACGGCTGGAGTTCCTGGGCGACCGCGTCCTCGGCCTGATCGTCGCCGACCTGCTGCTGGCGCGCTTTCCGAAGGAGACCGAGGGCGCCCTGGCGCGGCGGCTGGCCGCGCTGGTGCGCAAGGAAAGCCTGGCGGAGGTCGCGGAAGGGCTGGACCTTGGGAGTTTCCTGATCTTGGCGAAGGGCGAGCGCGAGGCCGGCGAGGACAGCAATCCCGGTCTCCTGGCCGATGCCTGCGAGGCGGTCATCGCGGCGCTCTACCTGGACGGCGGGCTCGAGGCGGCGCGCCGTTTCGTCGAACCCCGCTGGGCGCCCCTGGCCGAGGCGGACCCGACGCCGCCGCAGGACGCCAAGACAGCGCTGCAGGAGTGGGCCCAGGGACGGGGCCTGCCGCTGCCGGCCTACCGTGAGCTGAAGCGCGAGGGCCCGCCCCACGACCCGGTCTTCACGGTCGAGGCCGCCGTCGCGGAGCAGGCGCCGGAGACCGGCACCGGCCGGTCGAAGCGCCTGGCCGAGCAGGAGGCGGCCAGCCGCCTGCTGGCCCGACTGACCGGCCGGGCGCGGCCGGGGACGGCCCCGTGAGTAGCCCTGGGAGCGGTGGCACCTCGCACGGCGCCGAGGAAGGCCGCGCTTGCGGCTTCGTCGCGATCCTGGGCGCGCCCAACGCGGGCAAGTCGACGCTGCTGAACGCGCTGGCCGGGGCCAAGGTCTCGATCGTGTCACCCAAGGTCCAGACCACGCGCAGCCGGATCCGCGCCATCGCCGTGGAGGGACCGAGCCAGCTGATCTTCGTCGACACCCCGGGCATCTTCGCGCCCAAGCGGCGCCTGGAGCGGGCCATGGTGGCGGCGGCGTGGAGCGGCGCCGGCGACGCCGACGTGCTGGTCCTGGTGGTCGACGCCGGGATCAAGCAGCCCGATCCCGACACGCAGCGGATCCTCGAAGGACTCCGCGAACAGGGGCGCCGCGCGGTCCTGGTCCTCAACAAGGTCGACGCCGTCAAGCGCGAGACCCTGCTGGCGCTGGCCGCGCGTTTCCAGGAGGAGGGGCTGTTCGACCGGATCTTCATGATCTCGGCGCTGGAGGGCGACGGCATTGCTGACCTCAAGGCCCACCTGGGCGGCGCCGTGCCGCCGGGGCCGTGGCATTACCCCGAGGACCAGCTGTCCGATCTGCCCCAGCGCCTGCTGGCGGCGGAGGTGACCCGCGAGAAGCTGTTCCTGCGCCTGCACCAGGAGCTGCCCTATGCGCTGACGGTCGAGACCGAGACCTGGGAGGAGCGCGCCGACGGCGGCATCAGGATCGAGCAGACCATCTACGTCCGGCGCGACTCCCAGAAGGCCATGGTCCTGGGCAAGGGCGGCCGGGCGATCAAGGCGGTCCGGGAAGCCGCCCAGCAGGAGCTGGCCGAGAGCCTCGAGCGCCCGGTCCACCTCTTTCTCTTCGTCAAGGTGCGCAAGAACTGGATCGACGACCCGGCGCGCTACCGGCCCTGGGGCCTCGATTTCGAGGCCTGAAGCGAGTCGCGCCGACACGGATGTCGGTGGCAAGAATCGGGCGAAGGCCGATTCGCCCTTTGTCATCTCGCTCCGGCCTCGGCAAGCTGGCGCCATGGAATGGAGCGACCAGGGCATCGTGCTGAGCGCCCGGCCGCACGGCGAGGCCGGCGCCGTGGTGCAGCTGCTGACCCGTGGCCACGGCCGCCATGCCGGGCTGGTCCGCGGCGGGCAGGGGCGCCGGGCGCGCGGCGTGCTGCAGCCGGGCAACGAGGTGGCGGCGACTTGGCGCGCGCGGCTCGCCGAGCATCTCGGCAGCTACAGCTGCGAGCTCGCGGTCAGCCACGCCGCCGGGCTGCTCGACCGGCCGGCCGCGCTGAACGCGCTGGGCGCCGCGTCCGCCGTCCTCGAGCGCGCCCTGCCCGAGCGCGAGCCCCATCCCGCCTGCTACGAGGGCATGGTGGCGCTGCTGGCCGCCCTGCAGGGCGAGCACTGGGCAGAGGCCTTCGTCCTATGGGAGGTCTCCCTTCTGGCCGAGCTGGGCTTCGGCCTCGATCTCACCGCCTGCGCCGCCGGCGGCGACAATGATCAGCTCGCCTATGTCTCACCGCGCAGCGCGCGCGCTGTCTCGCTCGCCGCCGGCGAGCCCTACCGG
Above is a genomic segment from Kiloniellales bacterium containing:
- the acpS gene encoding holo-ACP synthase produces the protein MIIGLGNDLIDIRRIERTLERFGDRFIERVFTEVERSKSDRRAARAASYAKRFAAKEACAKALGTGVPRRGVHWRDMGVVNLPSGKPTVALTGGAARRLAELTPPGMAAQIDITITDDYPLAQAIVIISAVPRGDE
- the lepB gene encoding signal peptidase I; amino-acid sequence: MTEKRRGGWGETVRTVVYAVLIALVVRTFGVEPFNIPSGSMIPTLLVGDYLFVSKFSYGYSRFSMPFSPPLFSGRVWGSEPERGDVIVFKLPRDNETDYIKRLIGLPGDRIQVKGGILYINGKAVSRELVRSERLTSGTAGVFEVREYLETLPGGRRHLIREEADNHHFDNTRAFVVPEGKYMFLGDNRDRSQDSRDVGRVGFVPFENLVGRAEFLFFSHDGTASWWEFWRWPTSIRWSRIGKGIE
- the rnc gene encoding ribonuclease III — translated: MTDGDDTKTRKLAERIGHDFRRPELLREALTHPSAADRARRSYERLEFLGDRVLGLIVADLLLARFPKETEGALARRLAALVRKESLAEVAEGLDLGSFLILAKGEREAGEDSNPGLLADACEAVIAALYLDGGLEAARRFVEPRWAPLAEADPTPPQDAKTALQEWAQGRGLPLPAYRELKREGPPHDPVFTVEAAVAEQAPETGTGRSKRLAEQEAASRLLARLTGRARPGTAP
- the era gene encoding GTPase Era, with product MSSPGSGGTSHGAEEGRACGFVAILGAPNAGKSTLLNALAGAKVSIVSPKVQTTRSRIRAIAVEGPSQLIFVDTPGIFAPKRRLERAMVAAAWSGAGDADVLVLVVDAGIKQPDPDTQRILEGLREQGRRAVLVLNKVDAVKRETLLALAARFQEEGLFDRIFMISALEGDGIADLKAHLGGAVPPGPWHYPEDQLSDLPQRLLAAEVTREKLFLRLHQELPYALTVETETWEERADGGIRIEQTIYVRRDSQKAMVLGKGGRAIKAVREAAQQELAESLERPVHLFLFVKVRKNWIDDPARYRPWGLDFEA
- the recO gene encoding DNA repair protein RecO; translated protein: MEWSDQGIVLSARPHGEAGAVVQLLTRGHGRHAGLVRGGQGRRARGVLQPGNEVAATWRARLAEHLGSYSCELAVSHAAGLLDRPAALNALGAASAVLERALPEREPHPACYEGMVALLAALQGEHWAEAFVLWEVSLLAELGFGLDLTACAAGGDNDQLAYVSPRSARAVSLAAGEPYRDRLLPLPGFLIGRGGGGPLEVAQGLKMTGFFLERFVFGPQERPLPGPRRRLAERFPLPEGQEAGAAP